One part of the Neodiprion virginianus isolate iyNeoVirg1 chromosome 3, iyNeoVirg1.1, whole genome shotgun sequence genome encodes these proteins:
- the LOC124299543 gene encoding uncharacterized protein LOC124299543 — protein MLALTYSSDNSTDGRSTCRSSKTLPAVLTCWSGYAGPINNRFSAGRGAKSRKGYICVFVWFATRAVHLEAASDYSTREFTDVYRRFVGRRGICATLYSNCSTNFVGASRELKKLFLEAGSSSSDIARLLARGGIECRFSPPSAPHFRGLWEAAVKSVKYHLKRVIGESTLTFEERSALLVQVEACLNSRPLCPLNDDVSNHSLLTPAHFVIGEPFNLVPEPSVFSIPDNRLARW, from the coding sequence ATGTTGGCGCTTACGTACTCGTCCGATAACTCAACTGATGGGAGATCTACCTGCCGCTCGAGTAAGACCCTGCCGGCCGTTCTTACATGCTGGAGTGGATACGCCGGACCAATAAACAATCGATTTTCCGCTGGTCGAGGTGCCAAGTCTCGAAAAGGTTACATCTGCGTCTTCGTATGGTTCGCCACACGTGCTGTTCACCTCGAAGCCGCTTCGGACTACTCTACCAGGGAGTTTACAGACGTTTATCGTCGTTTTGTTGGGCGGCGAGGAATTTGCGCAACACTTTATAGTAATTGCAGCACAAATTTCGTAGGTGCAAGTCGCGAGCTTAAAAAGCTCTTCTTAGAAGCAggaagcagcagcagcgacaTCGCTCGACTCCTTGCAAGAGGCGGCATCGAATGCAGATTCAGCCCGCCTTCGGCTCCACACTTTAGAGGCCTCTGGGAGGCGGCAGTAAAGTCTGTAAAATATCATCTCAAGCGGGTCATCGGAGAGTCTACTCTTACTTTCGAAGAGAGGTCGGCCTTACTCGTACAGGTAGAAGCTTGCTTGAACTCCAGGCCTCTGTGCCCCCTAAATGATGACGTCTCTAATCACTCTTTGCTCACACCAGCTCACTTTGTGATTGGAGAACCATTCAACCTTGTGCCCGAGCCATCTGTATTTTCCATTCCTGACAACCGACTTGCGCGCTGGTAA
- the LOC124299544 gene encoding uncharacterized protein LOC124299544: MARRNPSKLWQLSNVLWISTHLLRDCRSSGTCGTCLGKHHTLLHGATISSSSSTSPVNPPSSSSTPSVSDSQGHQPPTGVSAKVVQSNPKIQCSTWLATARVNIILDDGRESKLRALIDPCSGASFIAESAVQRLNMPRRSAFVPVSGIGATRDQTARSKVSVSLTSQYDKSKKWITDALILPCLTDYLPSPRPFSVQLAFVSGLPLADPRPNAQDPIEMILGIDLYTKFIENGLCKSENEEVIAQQTALGWILSAHSGNLDSPTGNSISNFQCLVDTDLSARLQRFWEQEEISVNPDLLLTPDERECQKHYTTTFRRTNTGKYELCLPFKKPITELGDSYDAATAMLEHMERRFSRDNHFHSLYQDFMNEYLSLGHMRPELPGEASSGEIDFYLPHHGVLKAGRLRIVFNGSVNLSSGLPVNKCLYVGKNLLIDMVIVMLRWRMFPVVFSADIVKAFRQIGIAKEDQRFLKILWRRTPSSPVETFHLCTQLANDDAARFPAASRILKENIHVDDVLAGADTLEQTVSLKKELVDLLLAGKFPLRKWITNNQILLMNINPEDLAPALLLGWKYAPEL; this comes from the exons ATGGCACGACGGAATCCGTCGAAACTCTGGCAGCTCTCAAACGTCCTGTGGATAA GTACTCACCTGCTTCGAGATTGTCGCTCTTCTGGGACCTGCGGTACGTGTCTTGGAAAACATCATACTCTGCTTCACGGTGCTACCATTAGCAGCTCATCGTCTACTTCACCAGTCAACCCGCCGAGCTCCTCGTCCACGCCAAGTGTTTCAGACTCTCAAGGTCATCAGCCACCCACGGGAGTCTCCGCTAAGGTCGTGCAGTCAAatccgaaaattcaatgttCCACTTGGCTCGCCACTGCACGAGTCAACATAATTCTAGACGATGGAAGAGAGTCTAAACTCCGAGCTTTGATTGACCCGTGCTCTGGAGCATCATTTATTGCTGAGTCAGCAGTTCAGCGTCTCAATATGCCGCGTCGTTCAGCTTTTGTTCCTGTTTCAGGCATAGGTGCTACCCGCGACCAGACAGCGAGGTCCAAGGTCTCCGTATCGCTGACCTCTCAGTATGACAAGAGCAAGAAGTGGATCACTGACGCCTTGATACTTCCCTGCCTTACCGACTATCTACCGTCACCTCGTCCGTTCAGCGTACAGCTCGCTTTCGTGAGTGGACTGCCGCTCGCAGATCCACGCCCCAACGCACAAGATCCAATTGAAATGATTCTTGGCATTGACCTCTACacaaaattcattgaaaatggCTTATGCAAAAGTGAAAATGAGGAAGTAATCGCACAGCAGACGGCTCTCGGTTGGATCCTCTCAGCGCACTCAGGCAATTTAGACTCGCCCACGGGCAACTcgatctcaaattttcagtgTTTAGTCGACACTGATCTCTCTGCAAGATTGCAGCGATTCTGGGAACAAGAGGAGATTTCCGTAAACCCTGACTTGCTTCTCACCCCTGATGAAAGGGAGTGCCAAAAACATTATACAACAACTTTTCGTCGGACAAATACAGGCAAGTACGAACTGTGTTTGCCATTCAAGAAACCCATTACAGAACTCGGTGACTCTTACGATGCTGCAACAGCAATGTTGGAGCACATGGAGCGACGCTTTTCTCGTGATAACCACTTTCATTCGCTTTATCAAGACTTCATGAACGAGTATCTCTCGCTCGGTCACATGCGACCCGAGCTTCCCGGGGAGGCCTCCAGCGGTGAAATTGACTTCTATTTGCCTCACCACGGCGTTCTAAAGGCTGGCCGACTTCGAATAGTCTTTAATGGGTCAGTGAATTTATCATCTGGTCTCCCCGTCAATAAATGTTTATATGTCGGAAAAAACCTCTTGATTGACATGGTGATCGTCATGCTGCGTTGGCGCATGTTTCCTGTAGTTTTCTCAGCAGATATCGTTAAAGCTTTTCGTCAAATCGGCATTGCCAAGGAGGATCAGAGATTTTTGAAGATTCTTTGGAGAAGGACGCCATCGAGTCCTGTTGAAACCTTTCACCTTTGCACC CAACTTGCCAATGATGACGCCGCACGTTTCCCCGCTGCTTCGCGGATTCTTAAAGAAAATATCCACGTCGATGACGTGTTAGCTGGAGCAGATACTCTAGAACAAACTGTTTCTCTGAAAAAGGAACTCGTGGATCTGCTCTTGGCTGGAAAATTTCCTCTCCGTAAATGGATAACGAATAATCAAATTCTGCTCATGAATATAAACCCCGAAGATCTCGCACCCGCGCTATTACTTGGATGGAAGTATGCGCCCGAGCTCTAG